A window of Sulfurimonas gotlandica GD1 contains these coding sequences:
- a CDS encoding MutS-related protein — protein sequence MLSSDVSSILNNKDKLLTQIYFDLQRYFEDKYGSNTVVFMEIGTFFEVYEVNNDDEQVGKAKEIAELLNIQLTKKNKNIIENSDKNPLLAGVPAVSFERYLSRLIQEQKYTIIVVKQKGNPPKISRYISQIVSPGTNFDHIVDNDDNYIASILVDCYRGIYNVGYSAIDVTTGKTWLYETHGTSEDPSYALDEIFNLLNIYRTSEVVISFLDGVQDPKHVVQYLEIAEHYHYSVNNQRPKVDFQNKLFAEVYQIQSLLSPIEHLDLERNPMITESLAVLVHFVIEHDIHIVQKLNRPNLIDNRRFMYLGNNALEQVGIISKDRNEFTLLKMLDKSATAIGRRLLKERLLNPIMEKDELERRYNLIERVSSHTRFLDETMRGVYDLERLSRRLNLGRLHPFEMNHVFESMVSVKDLMGYVKKHKIQKTPFHESELDEFLRDISKSIDLDVSRRFTNATVDENFLMSGVDEAVDILVEQNATMLIAFEDIMSKIEALLEASNASSSSRLVSLGVLEKEGYYISLSKNRYSMIESEFKNHEDFQEFNVKKLTNSVKITSPFTDTLSDKIMKNRRKIVVLVKDRYIQLQALYERRYSLLFSRVIAYVADLDVGVSSSKVSQEYKHSRPMIVDVKDDENFMQVMQLRHPLIEVQERGGIYVPNDIVMGNRDYMDLPHPETVMLEVGVHDGHEINGVLLYGINSSGKSSLMKSIGIAVLMAQSGFFVSAAVMKFSLFDSIFTRIVSKDNLAKGLSTFAVEMLELKNIFNRATVRSLILGDEISHGTETLSGVAIVSSAIIKLSRLRSLFLFATHLHQLSTMKEITTLNNVVDLHLSVEYDEEKDALLFNRVLQSGSGSSIYGLEFAKSLHMDAEFLDIANKIRKRLANDFDELELLVKKKKSKYNKDLYVTKCVICGAVAEDVHHISQRSLADKAGFIGHFHKDNKHNLVPLCKEHHNDIHNGKLRVDGFMMTSNGLELQFEEQMKKPKTAEVNEPEINEPKAKDASDEFVLDDWD from the coding sequence ATGCTCTCATCAGATGTAAGTTCTATATTAAACAACAAAGATAAATTATTAACTCAAATATATTTCGATTTACAGAGATATTTTGAAGATAAGTATGGATCAAATACTGTAGTTTTCATGGAGATAGGAACTTTCTTTGAAGTATACGAAGTTAACAATGATGATGAGCAGGTGGGAAAAGCTAAAGAGATAGCTGAACTTTTAAACATCCAACTAACTAAGAAAAACAAAAACATCATAGAAAACTCTGACAAAAACCCACTTTTAGCAGGTGTACCTGCAGTCTCTTTTGAACGCTATCTAAGTCGTCTCATCCAAGAGCAAAAATACACTATAATCGTAGTGAAACAAAAGGGCAATCCGCCAAAGATAAGCAGATATATCTCACAAATTGTCTCACCTGGAACAAACTTTGATCATATAGTTGATAACGATGACAACTACATAGCTTCAATACTAGTAGACTGTTATAGGGGCATTTACAATGTCGGTTACTCTGCCATAGATGTGACAACTGGTAAAACTTGGCTCTATGAGACACACGGAACAAGTGAAGATCCTTCATACGCACTTGATGAGATATTCAATCTTTTAAATATCTACCGTACTTCAGAAGTGGTTATTAGCTTTTTGGATGGAGTTCAAGATCCCAAGCATGTGGTTCAGTATTTAGAGATTGCAGAACATTATCACTACTCTGTAAATAACCAGCGACCAAAGGTGGACTTTCAGAACAAACTTTTTGCTGAAGTTTATCAGATTCAGTCACTACTTTCTCCCATAGAGCATCTGGACTTAGAACGCAATCCGATGATAACAGAATCTCTTGCTGTCTTAGTTCACTTTGTTATAGAACATGACATACACATAGTTCAAAAACTAAACCGTCCAAACCTTATAGATAACCGCCGTTTTATGTATCTAGGTAACAATGCACTAGAGCAAGTAGGAATCATCTCTAAAGACAGAAATGAGTTTACACTTTTAAAGATGCTGGACAAGAGTGCAACGGCAATCGGGCGAAGGCTTTTAAAAGAGAGACTTCTAAATCCTATTATGGAAAAAGATGAGTTGGAACGTCGTTATAACCTGATAGAGAGAGTATCATCTCACACAAGGTTTTTAGACGAGACTATGCGCGGAGTTTATGACCTTGAGAGACTCTCCCGCAGACTAAACCTCGGACGTCTACATCCATTTGAGATGAACCATGTTTTTGAGTCTATGGTTAGTGTAAAAGATCTGATGGGGTATGTGAAAAAACATAAGATTCAGAAGACTCCTTTTCATGAGTCAGAGCTTGATGAGTTTTTAAGAGATATAAGCAAGAGTATAGACCTTGATGTTTCCCGCCGTTTTACAAATGCAACCGTAGATGAAAACTTCCTTATGAGCGGAGTAGATGAAGCAGTAGATATTTTGGTAGAGCAAAACGCTACGATGCTCATAGCTTTTGAAGATATCATGAGTAAGATAGAGGCTCTTCTTGAAGCTTCAAATGCAAGTTCATCAAGTCGTCTTGTATCTTTGGGTGTTTTAGAAAAAGAGGGTTACTATATCTCTTTGAGTAAAAACCGTTACTCTATGATAGAGAGCGAGTTTAAAAACCATGAAGACTTTCAAGAGTTCAATGTTAAAAAACTTACAAACAGCGTAAAAATAACATCTCCATTTACAGATACGCTCTCAGATAAGATCATGAAAAACCGCAGAAAGATTGTGGTTTTAGTAAAAGACAGATATATCCAGCTTCAAGCTCTGTATGAGAGACGTTACTCTCTGCTTTTCTCTCGTGTGATTGCTTATGTTGCAGATTTGGATGTTGGTGTGAGTTCATCTAAGGTGTCTCAGGAATACAAACACTCAAGACCGATGATAGTAGATGTAAAAGACGATGAAAACTTTATGCAGGTTATGCAGCTTCGTCATCCACTCATAGAAGTTCAAGAACGTGGCGGCATCTACGTACCAAACGACATAGTAATGGGAAATCGTGATTATATGGACTTACCACATCCTGAGACTGTTATGCTAGAAGTCGGTGTACATGACGGACATGAGATAAACGGCGTTCTTCTTTACGGTATCAACTCTAGTGGAAAGTCTTCGCTTATGAAGAGTATCGGTATAGCAGTTCTGATGGCTCAGTCGGGCTTTTTTGTAAGTGCTGCTGTTATGAAGTTCTCTCTTTTTGACTCTATATTTACAAGAATCGTCTCAAAAGACAACCTAGCAAAAGGGCTTTCAACTTTCGCAGTAGAGATGCTAGAGCTTAAAAATATATTTAACCGTGCAACTGTTCGCTCACTCATACTTGGTGATGAGATAAGTCATGGAACTGAGACACTTTCAGGTGTTGCCATAGTCTCTAGTGCCATCATAAAACTCTCACGTCTTCGCTCACTTTTTCTCTTTGCAACTCACTTGCATCAGCTCTCAACTATGAAAGAGATTACTACTCTTAACAACGTAGTAGACTTGCATCTAAGTGTAGAGTATGATGAAGAAAAAGATGCACTTCTGTTTAACAGAGTTTTACAATCTGGAAGTGGTAGTAGCATCTACGGTCTGGAGTTTGCTAAGTCTCTTCACATGGATGCAGAGTTTCTTGACATTGCGAACAAGATAAGAAAACGACTTGCAAATGACTTTGATGAGCTGGAACTGCTTGTGAAGAAAAAGAAAAGCAAGTACAACAAAGATCTATATGTAACTAAGTGTGTAATATGTGGAGCAGTGGCAGAAGATGTGCACCACATCTCACAACGCTCACTTGCTGATAAAGCCGGTTTCATAGGTCACTTTCACAAGGACAACAAACACAACCTTGTACCACTATGTAAAGAACACCACAACGACATACACAACGGAAAACTTCGTGTTGATGGTTTCATGATGACTTCAAACGGACTTGAACTTCAGTTTGAAGAGCAAATGAAAAAGCCTAAAACTGCTGAGGTAAACGAGCCGGAGATAAATGAGCCAAAAGCTAAAGACGCATCTGATGAATTTGTTTTGGATGATTGGGATTAA
- the dapE gene encoding succinyl-diaminopimelate desuccinylase, which yields MNIIELFKYLVEQKSETPDDGGLLDFIENYLPDFTAVRVDEEDVKNLFIYKKFGEGEHLCFAGHVDVVPAGKGWDTDPYEAVEKDGYIFGRGTQDMKSGVAAFTQAVKEAENFNGTLSLLLTSDEEGDAINGTVKVLEYLKENSMLPDAVVVAEPTCEDRFGDAIKVGRRGSINGYITLKGKQGHAAYPEKAINPIHNIAPRLLGMAGVNLDNGDEFFSPSKFVVTDIRSGMQVTNVTPNHLDMMFNVRNTTLTTQKEVTEFVASNLDGLDYDLKLTQGSYPFKTDTDTKLVRKIDEAIESVTGIKPKHSTAGGTSDARFISPMGIDVVEFGVINDTIHAVNERTTVKEVQELYQIFKNLISNWK from the coding sequence ATGAATATAATAGAACTTTTTAAATACTTAGTAGAGCAAAAAAGTGAGACACCGGATGATGGTGGGCTACTAGACTTTATAGAAAACTACTTACCAGATTTTACTGCTGTGCGTGTTGACGAGGAAGATGTAAAAAATCTTTTTATCTACAAGAAGTTTGGAGAGGGTGAGCATCTATGTTTTGCAGGACACGTTGATGTTGTTCCTGCCGGAAAAGGTTGGGACACTGACCCTTATGAGGCAGTAGAAAAAGACGGATACATCTTTGGTCGCGGTACTCAAGATATGAAAAGTGGAGTAGCGGCATTTACTCAGGCTGTTAAAGAAGCTGAAAACTTCAACGGCACACTATCTCTTTTACTTACTTCAGACGAAGAGGGTGATGCTATAAACGGAACTGTAAAAGTTTTAGAGTACTTAAAAGAAAACTCAATGCTACCAGATGCTGTAGTAGTTGCAGAGCCGACATGTGAAGACAGGTTTGGAGATGCCATCAAAGTAGGGCGCAGAGGTTCTATTAACGGTTACATTACTTTAAAAGGAAAGCAGGGTCATGCTGCATATCCCGAAAAGGCTATCAATCCCATCCACAACATCGCACCTAGACTTTTAGGTATGGCCGGTGTGAACCTTGACAACGGAGATGAGTTTTTTAGTCCTAGTAAGTTTGTAGTTACAGACATTCGTTCTGGGATGCAGGTTACAAATGTAACTCCAAACCATCTTGATATGATGTTCAATGTTAGAAATACAACTCTTACAACTCAAAAAGAAGTTACAGAGTTTGTAGCTTCTAACTTAGACGGTTTAGACTATGATCTAAAGCTGACACAAGGCTCGTACCCATTTAAAACTGACACAGATACAAAACTTGTCAGAAAGATAGATGAAGCCATAGAAAGCGTTACAGGTATCAAGCCGAAGCACTCAACAGCAGGTGGAACTTCAGATGCAAGGTTTATATCTCCTATGGGTATAGATGTTGTGGAGTTTGGTGTTATCAATGACACTATTCACGCGGTTAATGAGAGAACAACTGTTAAGGAAGTTCAAGAACTATACCAAATCTTTAAAAATTTGATCAGTAACTGGAAGTAG
- a CDS encoding thioredoxin family protein yields MKHLFLMLVLISILWSAELDWSNDYEASLEVAKKENKHLYVLVTSSTCRWCRKFESTTLQNEKVLKMLNEKYVLVHADRDIDDLPSWFNVKRVPKHYFVTSKGEEIYSFVGYWDELDFRSFLGDVDKEYEKKIKQGIIK; encoded by the coding sequence ATGAAACATTTGTTTTTAATGCTAGTCCTGATTTCAATTCTATGGAGTGCAGAGCTTGATTGGTCAAATGATTATGAAGCGTCACTTGAAGTTGCAAAAAAAGAGAACAAGCATCTTTACGTGCTCGTTACTTCATCAACTTGTCGTTGGTGCAGAAAATTTGAAAGCACAACTTTGCAAAATGAAAAAGTTTTGAAGATGCTTAACGAAAAGTATGTTTTAGTTCATGCAGATAGGGACATAGATGATTTACCTTCATGGTTTAATGTAAAAAGAGTTCCAAAACATTATTTTGTAACTTCAAAAGGTGAGGAGATTTACTCATTTGTAGGTTACTGGGATGAGTTGGACTTTAGATCGTTTTTAGGTGATGTAGATAAAGAATATGAAAAGAAAATAAAACAAGGAATTATAAAATGA
- a CDS encoding RidA family protein, translated as MKFVQTSKAPSAIGPYSQAVVANGMVYTSGQIALTPEGSDELLREDVVVQAVAVLRNLEAVLIEAGSSLDNVIKTTIFLADMNDFALVNEVYAEAFGSHKPARSTVAVKTLPKNALVEIDAVALVK; from the coding sequence ATGAAGTTCGTACAAACAAGCAAAGCACCATCAGCAATAGGACCATATTCACAAGCAGTAGTAGCAAATGGAATGGTATACACTTCTGGACAGATTGCACTGACGCCAGAGGGTAGTGATGAGCTTTTAAGGGAAGATGTAGTTGTTCAGGCTGTTGCAGTTTTGAGAAATCTTGAAGCGGTACTAATTGAAGCAGGCAGTTCACTAGATAATGTTATAAAAACAACAATATTTTTAGCAGATATGAATGATTTCGCACTTGTAAATGAAGTATATGCAGAAGCTTTCGGTTCACACAAGCCGGCTCGCTCAACAGTAGCTGTAAAAACTCTTCCTAAGAATGCTCTAGTAGAGATAGATGCGGTGGCTTTAGTAAAATAA
- a CDS encoding MBL fold metallo-hydrolase, translated as MAFVESFGAAQVVTGSCHLLTLEDGKKILIDCGMFQGELEEKNAESFGFNPKDISYLILTHAHLDHVGRAPLLYKSGFRGEIISTRSTLGLASVILLDSAHLMKENYYHRFKKAQRCGEENKLLQPLYTSLDVESLLTLQKSFMKYEEPLVLDDNLSVTFHNAGHILGSAFVEISFLESGMQKTIVFSGDLGNKNDFLLPKLVDGNVADALYIESTYGDREHKNMDDSISELKKIVIETLKNDGNVLIPSFAVDRTQELLCIFKQMSIDGELPKCRIFLDSPMAIRATRLYNKHVDELSQGCQDFMQESGSIFDFANLEYIQTPDESKKINEIASGAIIIAGAGMCSGGRILHHFKHRLWNDKNAVIFVGFQAKDTLGRKIVEGAEFIELYNEKIIINASIHTVNGFSAHGDQKQMIEWMNSFERVDNIYIVHGEENQQVIFKEEILKQLEKKAHIVKDKEHIYV; from the coding sequence ATGGCTTTTGTAGAATCATTCGGAGCAGCCCAAGTTGTTACCGGTTCATGTCATTTACTTACATTAGAAGATGGAAAAAAAATACTTATAGATTGTGGAATGTTTCAAGGTGAACTTGAAGAAAAAAATGCAGAATCATTTGGTTTTAATCCAAAAGATATTAGCTATCTAATTCTTACCCATGCTCATCTAGATCATGTAGGGCGTGCGCCACTTTTATATAAAAGTGGTTTTAGGGGAGAGATTATTTCTACCCGTTCTACATTGGGTCTTGCTAGTGTAATATTACTAGACAGTGCGCATCTGATGAAAGAGAATTACTATCACCGTTTTAAAAAAGCACAAAGATGCGGTGAAGAAAACAAGCTTTTACAGCCTCTTTATACCTCTCTGGATGTTGAATCACTTCTTACATTACAAAAGTCTTTTATGAAATACGAAGAACCTCTAGTCCTAGATGATAATCTCAGTGTTACTTTTCATAATGCTGGTCATATTTTAGGTTCAGCTTTTGTAGAAATAAGCTTTTTAGAGAGTGGTATGCAAAAGACTATTGTATTTAGTGGAGATCTTGGTAACAAAAATGACTTTCTTCTTCCTAAATTGGTTGACGGTAATGTCGCAGATGCTTTATATATAGAGTCAACTTATGGCGACAGAGAACATAAAAATATGGATGATTCTATTTCTGAGCTCAAAAAGATAGTCATAGAGACTCTCAAAAATGATGGAAATGTATTGATACCATCATTTGCTGTTGATAGAACTCAAGAACTGCTATGTATTTTTAAGCAAATGAGCATAGATGGTGAACTACCTAAATGTAGGATTTTTTTAGATAGTCCTATGGCAATCCGTGCAACAAGGCTTTACAATAAACATGTAGATGAGCTAAGTCAAGGTTGCCAAGATTTTATGCAAGAGAGCGGCTCTATTTTTGATTTTGCCAATTTAGAATATATTCAAACCCCAGATGAGTCTAAAAAAATAAATGAAATTGCCAGCGGTGCAATCATAATAGCCGGAGCCGGTATGTGTAGTGGTGGCCGTATTTTGCATCACTTTAAACATCGTTTATGGAATGATAAAAATGCTGTAATATTTGTTGGTTTTCAGGCAAAAGATACACTCGGTAGAAAAATTGTCGAAGGTGCAGAGTTTATTGAACTTTATAATGAAAAAATTATAATAAATGCAAGCATACATACTGTCAACGGTTTCTCAGCCCACGGGGATCAAAAGCAGATGATAGAGTGGATGAACTCTTTTGAGAGAGTAGATAATATTTATATTGTCCACGGAGAAGAGAATCAACAGGTAATATTTAAAGAAGAAATTTTAAAACAACTTGAGAAAAAAGCTCATATTGTTAAAGATAAGGAGCATATATATGTCTAA
- a CDS encoding YceI family protein, whose protein sequence is MSKILFILILSLSAIADTFIVQSDSSNINFSVDKFLFISVDGKFSKFKGKITIDNNMVTSIDGIVDIKSVDTDNEKRDEDLKGEGYFNVTQHQYIYFKAIAVDDKELEAAITIKGITKKIRFNIDEIKSTGTKLTLKISSVVNREDFMLNGSFSSVIANDVKVSATLQAYLQ, encoded by the coding sequence ATGTCTAAAATATTGTTTATACTCATATTGTCACTTAGTGCAATCGCCGATACTTTTATCGTACAGAGTGATAGCTCAAATATAAATTTTTCCGTTGATAAATTTCTTTTTATAAGCGTAGATGGAAAGTTTAGTAAGTTTAAAGGCAAAATTACCATTGATAATAATATGGTTACTTCTATAGATGGAATTGTAGATATAAAGTCGGTGGACACTGATAACGAAAAAAGGGATGAAGATTTAAAAGGAGAAGGCTACTTTAACGTCACACAACATCAATATATTTATTTTAAAGCTATAGCTGTTGATGATAAAGAACTAGAAGCTGCAATAACTATAAAGGGAATTACTAAAAAAATAAGATTTAATATAGATGAAATAAAATCTACAGGAACTAAATTAACATTAAAAATATCTTCAGTGGTAAATAGAGAAGACTTCATGTTAAATGGTTCTTTTAGTTCTGTAATTGCAAATGATGTAAAAGTAAGTGCTACATTACAGGCTTATCTTCAATAA
- a CDS encoding response regulator transcription factor, with translation MIDVLVIEDDKEIIDILSEYLPKYGMKVIGYTNPLSALESFKIDNYDIVILDLSLPDMDGLEVCKIISQKYNIPIIISTARSDVSDRVKGLELGADDYLPKPYDIRELVARIQSLLRRVKGLKANPQSSFSINEENMTISKDAEALDMTLAEYEILKLFLDKKQMVLSREYIANNVNSVRWESTDKSIDVIISRIRHKIKDSTKQPKYIKSIRGAGYKFIGE, from the coding sequence ATGATAGATGTATTAGTCATAGAAGATGATAAAGAGATAATAGATATCTTAAGTGAATACCTGCCTAAGTATGGCATGAAAGTCATAGGATATACAAACCCTTTATCAGCGTTAGAGTCTTTTAAAATAGATAACTATGATATTGTGATTCTTGATCTCTCACTACCTGATATGGATGGCTTGGAAGTCTGTAAAATCATATCTCAAAAGTATAATATTCCTATTATCATATCAACTGCAAGAAGTGATGTCAGTGACAGAGTAAAAGGTTTAGAATTAGGTGCTGATGATTATCTTCCTAAGCCATACGATATAAGAGAACTTGTAGCTAGAATACAGAGTCTGCTTAGACGAGTAAAAGGTCTAAAAGCAAATCCCCAGAGTAGTTTCTCTATTAACGAAGAAAATATGACAATATCTAAGGATGCTGAAGCTCTTGATATGACTTTAGCAGAGTATGAAATACTAAAACTCTTTTTAGACAAAAAACAGATGGTGCTATCACGTGAATATATTGCAAACAATGTAAACTCTGTTCGCTGGGAGTCTACAGATAAAAGCATAGATGTAATCATAAGCAGAATCAGACATAAGATAAAAGACAGTACGAAACAGCCTAAATATATTAAGTCTATTCGCGGTGCCGGATATAAGTTTATAGGTGAGTAG
- a CDS encoding ArsS family sensor histidine kinase: protein MLNRHSILFKLNIIFIITIISVTVIFLMLDGFIHKRSNFDLGFHLRHIDRNLHRDGEIEIKNLILPQTLEIVEDMSIVTKAKPIEKRDFFKQPPKVPFIKEHGKPPPPFFKREHSFDLLRYKDTIYVHIKEKNFELLLRYHEQEYKQIVLFIRVAYFVFLGILIIVYYMIRKNIQSLKTLQNSLKDYENGVVDATKVLDGKDEIALVSKQFYKVASKLEAVNESRKLFLRNMMHELKTPLTKSKLYLGFMEESKIKDGLELSLNKLELLIDDMANIEKITTDNVDIDKKDFRAIDIIDNAMDMLFINKNGVIIKDESTMVMSVDFKLFSIVLKNLIDNGIKYSADGMVFVECKDEKIYVSSRGERLEYNFVNYLEPFFKGDLNEINQRGFGLGLYIVNEILLKHRFEFLYEHKNDKNIFIIDTTA from the coding sequence ATGCTAAATCGACACTCAATACTTTTTAAATTAAATATTATATTTATAATAACAATCATATCTGTAACTGTTATTTTTTTAATGCTTGATGGATTTATTCATAAAAGAAGTAATTTTGATTTGGGTTTTCATCTAAGACATATAGATAGAAATCTACATCGAGATGGTGAGATAGAAATAAAAAACCTTATACTACCGCAAACTTTAGAAATTGTAGAAGATATGAGTATAGTTACTAAGGCAAAACCTATTGAAAAAAGAGATTTTTTTAAACAACCCCCAAAAGTACCGTTTATAAAAGAGCATGGAAAACCGCCGCCACCATTTTTTAAAAGAGAACATAGTTTTGATTTGCTTAGATATAAAGATACTATTTATGTACATATAAAAGAGAAAAATTTTGAACTTCTCTTAAGGTATCATGAACAAGAGTATAAGCAAATAGTTCTATTTATAAGAGTAGCTTACTTTGTTTTTTTAGGTATTTTAATTATAGTTTATTATATGATACGAAAAAATATTCAAAGTCTAAAAACTCTGCAAAATAGTTTAAAAGACTATGAAAACGGTGTTGTAGATGCTACAAAAGTATTAGATGGAAAAGATGAAATAGCCCTCGTTTCAAAGCAGTTTTATAAGGTTGCTTCAAAACTAGAAGCCGTAAATGAGTCGAGAAAACTTTTTCTTAGAAACATGATGCATGAGTTGAAAACACCTCTAACAAAAAGTAAGTTATATCTGGGATTTATGGAAGAGTCCAAGATAAAAGACGGCTTGGAATTATCTTTAAACAAACTCGAACTTCTTATAGATGATATGGCAAATATTGAAAAAATCACGACCGATAATGTAGATATAGATAAAAAAGATTTTAGAGCAATTGATATTATTGATAATGCCATGGATATGCTTTTTATAAATAAAAACGGGGTGATTATTAAAGATGAGTCAACTATGGTTATGTCTGTTGACTTTAAACTATTTAGCATTGTCTTAAAGAACCTCATAGATAATGGTATAAAGTATTCTGCAGATGGCATGGTTTTTGTAGAGTGTAAAGATGAAAAGATATATGTAAGTTCAAGAGGGGAGAGGTTGGAATATAACTTTGTCAACTATCTTGAGCCATTTTTTAAGGGTGACTTGAATGAGATAAACCAAAGAGGGTTTGGTTTAGGACTCTATATAGTGAATGAAATCCTTCTTAAACATAGATTTGAGTTCCTATATGAACACAAAAACGATAAAAATATCTTCATTATAGATACAACTGCATAA
- a CDS encoding TetR/AcrR family transcriptional regulator codes for MAIIVDKVQKRKDIALACKEIFFQNGINDLTVSQVAKTAGVGKGTIYDYFKNKEDIVFEIVNILMQEHNETMHKKLKSESTTREKIKVFASIFYDDNEKELRQLYKEFISISLTNPDKEMVDFQTAHTNHYYNWFVEILNEGIEKGEIIDGSQEFARGLFVMAKGMFISSSVTNTIDDLKSEIDKFTDALFNLIEVKK; via the coding sequence ATGGCAATTATTGTAGACAAAGTACAAAAAAGAAAAGATATAGCACTGGCTTGTAAAGAGATTTTTTTTCAAAATGGTATTAATGATCTTACTGTCTCTCAAGTGGCAAAAACTGCAGGGGTAGGTAAGGGAACTATATATGATTACTTTAAAAATAAAGAAGATATCGTTTTTGAGATTGTAAATATTTTAATGCAAGAGCATAATGAAACGATGCATAAGAAGTTAAAAAGTGAATCTACTACAAGAGAGAAAATAAAAGTCTTTGCAAGTATATTTTATGATGATAATGAAAAAGAATTAAGACAACTATATAAAGAATTTATCTCTATATCTTTAACAAATCCGGATAAAGAGATGGTTGACTTTCAAACAGCTCATACTAATCACTACTACAACTGGTTCGTAGAAATATTAAATGAAGGTATAGAGAAGGGCGAGATAATAGATGGTTCACAAGAGTTTGCAAGAGGGCTTTTTGTGATGGCTAAAGGTATGTTTATATCTAGCTCTGTTACAAATACTATTGATGATTTAAAATCAGAGATAGATAAGTTTACGGATGCACTATTTAATCTTATAGAGGTAAAAAAATGA
- a CDS encoding TolC family protein, whose amino-acid sequence MNKLILLIIPAFIYAESLKSLLDYATENSDLVVSKTLTQKAKASEVESRESAYFPTIDAGAFYQSLDEKTPMQAGDVYSGFAKVSFDIYDGGKKSSQLSQTENEYKASSFDSESTKKSLSLQIVQDFFNIKSLKASLASREEARKSLLEQLTRMQRFYAAKVATSDDVDRLQAAYDTNIYEMESIKFQIVSAKKSLELKVGKNIETLDDSKFREFSKQTKELIDSVKSLMAKKDALVDGAESVDSAYYPQLKIEDTFSVYGYERSDALHPEGVDNQNKLLLSLNMRIFDYGTVAKSKQALIINSQALNTQVSYFKKEQAMRYDLALSAIETSNIKIKSAKSALVSATSAFKTISKKYDAGIVDNIVYLDALSSQTEAKALYETSMNDLEIAYAAYYYYAGKKIEEFLK is encoded by the coding sequence ATGAATAAACTAATCCTTTTAATTATCCCTGCTTTTATATATGCAGAGAGTCTTAAGTCACTGCTTGATTACGCAACAGAGAATAGTGACTTGGTAGTTTCAAAGACTCTTACTCAAAAAGCAAAAGCGTCAGAAGTAGAATCTCGTGAGAGTGCTTACTTTCCAACAATAGATGCTGGTGCTTTTTATCAGTCTCTTGATGAAAAAACACCTATGCAAGCCGGTGATGTATATAGTGGGTTTGCAAAAGTATCTTTTGATATTTATGACGGTGGTAAAAAATCTTCACAGCTTTCTCAAACTGAGAACGAGTACAAGGCAAGCAGTTTTGATTCAGAGTCAACAAAAAAGAGTCTAAGCCTACAGATAGTTCAAGACTTCTTTAACATCAAAAGTCTAAAAGCATCTTTAGCATCTAGAGAAGAGGCAAGAAAGTCTCTACTAGAGCAACTAACTCGCATGCAAAGATTTTATGCAGCTAAAGTTGCAACAAGCGATGATGTAGATAGACTCCAAGCAGCTTACGATACAAACATATATGAGATGGAATCTATAAAATTTCAAATAGTATCTGCAAAGAAATCACTGGAGTTAAAGGTAGGAAAGAACATTGAAACTCTTGATGATTCAAAGTTTAGAGAGTTTTCAAAACAGACAAAAGAACTGATAGACAGTGTTAAATCTCTTATGGCTAAAAAAGATGCACTCGTAGATGGTGCTGAGTCGGTGGACAGTGCCTACTACCCGCAACTAAAAATAGAAGATACATTTAGTGTTTACGGTTATGAACGTTCAGATGCTCTGCATCCAGAAGGTGTGGACAATCAAAACAAACTACTACTTTCTTTAAACATGAGAATCTTTGATTATGGGACTGTAGCTAAGAGTAAACAGGCGTTAATAATTAATTCACAAGCTTTAAATACTCAAGTATCGTATTTTAAAAAAGAGCAGGCTATGCGTTATGACTTAGCACTCTCTGCTATAGAGACAAGTAACATAAAAATAAAAAGTGCCAAGAGTGCTTTAGTCTCAGCAACAAGTGCGTTTAAGACAATCAGCAAAAAGTATGATGCAGGAATTGTTGACAATATAGTCTATTTAGATGCGCTGAGCTCTCAGACAGAGGCTAAAGCACTTTATGAGACATCGATGAATGACTTGGAAATCGCATATGCAGCGTATTACTACTACGCAGGAAAAAAAATAGAGGAGTTTTTAAAATGA